The Moraxella nasicaprae sequence ACCGATGTGTTGATGCCTGCACCAATCCAACTATCGCATCGCTTGATGGAATGCCAAGCCAGATTGCGTAAAGATGGCACTTTGCCATGGTTGCGTCCCGACGCCAAAGCTCAGGTTACTTTGCGTTATGATGATAATTTTAAACCTGTGGCGGTTGATGCGTTGGTCTTATCCACCCAGCATGACCCAGACATCAGCTATGATAACCTAAAAGAAGCAGTGATGGAAGAAATCATCAAAAAAACCATTCCTGCCGAACTGCTGCACAAAGACACCTTATATCACATCAACCCAACAGGCAAATTTGTCATCGGTGGTCCTGTGGGCGATGCTGGTCTGACAGGTCGCAAAATCATCGTTGATACCTATGGTGGCATGGCACGACATGGTGGCGGTGCATTCTCTGGTAAAGACCCTTCAAAAGTGGACAGAAGTGCTGCCTATGCTGGTCGTTATGTTGCCAAAAACATCGTAGCAGCAGGTCTGGCTGATCGCTGTGAAGTGCAGGTTAGCTACGCCATCGGTGTTGCTGAACCAACTTCCATCTCGGTCAATACCTTTGGTACAGGCAAAATCAGCGATGAACAAATCATTCGTCTGATTCGCACTCACTTCGACCTGCGTCCTTATGGCATCACTCGCATGCTAGATTTGCTACAACCCATGTATCAAATCACCGCAAGCTATGGTCATTTTGGTCGTGATGGCTCCAACCATGCCTTTACTTGGGAAAAAACCGATAAAGCAGAAGCCTTGCGTGCTGACATCTGATTAAGATACAAATTGACAGTTTGCTCATTAAGCCTTAGAATAAATGCGTTCTAAGGCTTTTTATTAGGAAAAAACAATGAGCAATCAACCAAACAACGAAAACTTTAATGAAGAAGAATTTCAAGCTCAAATGAATGCTTTTTTTGAGCGTGCAGATGCCATCATTAATCTTGCCAATAGTCAACTTAGCCCAAGCTCGCACTCTGGGCAAGTGGCCGCATCGCTCAACTATGCCGCTGCTCGTTTTGCCATCTCGGCTGCAACCATCGGCTTTGTTAAAGGCAGTGACTTAGCAAAAGAAAAAGATGAGATTATTAAGTTTTATACACAAAAATATCAACAAATGCTCATCGAAAATCTTGACCAATACATCGAAAATTTTGATAAATATGTTCAGCTTACTGACCAGCAAGGCTGATGATTTGACATCAGATTGTTCATCATCTGGCCACCAAGAGTCATCTTTGTACTACAGTATGGTTGGTTTAGCTTTAAAAAACCGTCAAAATCGCCCAAGCCAAGCCTGTGGGCAGAGCGGTTTTTTGTTAAATTTTCCAAGCTCATCACAAACAAAAAAACTTAAAGCGGTGTATTTTTAAGTTTAATTAGCCATACAATAAATTTGTATGTCCGTCCTGATGACAGCGATAATCAAACATCATAAAAAAAACACAATGCCATCAACATTGTGTTTTTGCTTATCTCTCCAACCAATCACATACCGCTTATGGTCAAATCATTCAAAATTTGGCTTGATACTCATGCCCACTGACCACTTTTCATGGTCAAAATACGGTCTGCTTTGGCAGCAAGCTGACGGTCATGCGTGACCATCAATAATGCCATGCCAATCGATGATTGTAATTCACTAAGCAGCTCAAAAACCATCTGAGCATTTTCATCGTCCAAATTACCCGTTGGCTCGTCCGCCATCACAAGACTGGGTTTGGTGACCAAAGCACGAGCAATGGCAACACGCTGTCTTTCGCCACCTGACAGCTCGCTGGGGCGATGATGACAGCGATGAGACAGACCTACTCTATCTAGCAGTTCATTTGCTTGTCGCTTGGCCTCTTTGATGCCAACTTCATGACGCATGAGTAATGGCATGGCAACATTTTCGGTTGCACTAAACTCTGGCAATAGATGATGAAATTGATAAATGAACCCCAAATGACGGTTACGAAGCTCGCCACGCTGTGTTTCATTAAGCGAACTTAGGCAAACATCGCCCAACCACACCTCGCCTGTGGTCGGAATATCCAGCCCA is a genomic window containing:
- the metK gene encoding methionine adenosyltransferase; this encodes MNYHLFTSESVSEGHPDKMADQISDALLDAILTQDKDARVACETLVKTGAVVLAGEISTHANIDVEAIVRQTVNDIGYNHSDLGFDGSTCAVINMIGKQSPEIAQGVDRQRPEDQGAGDQGLMFGYATIETDVLMPAPIQLSHRLMECQARLRKDGTLPWLRPDAKAQVTLRYDDNFKPVAVDALVLSTQHDPDISYDNLKEAVMEEIIKKTIPAELLHKDTLYHINPTGKFVIGGPVGDAGLTGRKIIVDTYGGMARHGGGAFSGKDPSKVDRSAAYAGRYVAKNIVAAGLADRCEVQVSYAIGVAEPTSISVNTFGTGKISDEQIIRLIRTHFDLRPYGITRMLDLLQPMYQITASYGHFGRDGSNHAFTWEKTDKAEALRADI
- a CDS encoding DUF3144 domain-containing protein; this encodes MSNQPNNENFNEEEFQAQMNAFFERADAIINLANSQLSPSSHSGQVAASLNYAAARFAISAATIGFVKGSDLAKEKDEIIKFYTQKYQQMLIENLDQYIENFDKYVQLTDQQG
- the lolD gene encoding lipoprotein-releasing ABC transporter ATP-binding protein LolD translates to MSIVLQAKNISKVYQEGKIHTEVLSGLDLTVQAGEKVAIVGSSGSGKSTLLHLLGGLDIPTTGEVWLGDVCLSSLNETQRGELRNRHLGFIYQFHHLLPEFSATENVAMPLLMRHEVGIKEAKRQANELLDRVGLSHRCHHRPSELSGGERQRVAIARALVTKPSLVMADEPTGNLDDENAQMVFELLSELQSSIGMALLMVTHDRQLAAKADRILTMKSGQWA